A stretch of the Alosa alosa isolate M-15738 ecotype Scorff River chromosome 16, AALO_Geno_1.1, whole genome shotgun sequence genome encodes the following:
- the zfx gene encoding zinc finger Y-chromosomal protein 1 isoform X1, which produces MDEVTALSIHSQEPKIIFHGSGGDGEDDDGVVVELQETVLVSDIEGEGMTVHSFAPEELVIQDAIEDVVAEYVQCTEDDGLESAIAVETCDMSPDGVALEDEGLQMDDKPDQEDGCGDYLMISLDEAGKMVTGDGEKVTMETALAEQDGEDKDEDGQEVIKVYIFKADSGEEDLGGTVDIDESELDVDEGVELVDSAGLPIREKMVYMSVGDAHQTQDEINVAKISDEVYMEVVVGGEEAGSHQRSFDSASLSKEFMPVAWAAACGGEESETCETRNGAASALLHIEESDVLEKIHRQRSKNKNRKRSELHHVQTAIIIGPYGQPLTVYPCMLCGKKFKSRGFLKRHTKNHHQDSINRKKYQCTDCDFTTNKKVSLHNHMEIHALSSNAAVAAPFECEICGKEFSQQAALFSHRLQHHHREPKLQISPPATTKMHKCKFCDYETAEQGLLNRHLLAVHSKNFPHICVECGKGFRHPSELKKHMRTHTGEKPYACHYCDYKSADSSNLKTHVKTKHSKEMPFKCDRCFQTFAEMEELVQHGVTHEEAKSHQCPHCGHKSSNSSDLKRHVISVHTKDYPHKCTICGKGFHRPSELKKHSISHRVRRLHKCRHCSFKIADPFVLSRHILSVHTKEQKALSDKQAAGTAASLAAASAKRTFGVAAPATLSSGPKKAFSAGAAVMKGPRERRVYQCQYCEYSTGDASGFKRHVISIHTKDYPHRCEYCSKGFRRPSEKNQHIMRHHKDLVSPE; this is translated from the exons ATGGATGAAGTGACTGCTCTCTCCATCCATTCTCAAGAGCCCAAGATCATCTTTCATGGATCAG GTGGCGATGGCGAGGATGAtgatggggtggtggtggagctgcAGGAGACCGTCCTGGTGTCGGACATCGAGGGCGAGGGCATGACTGTGCACAGCTTTGCTCCCGAGGAGCTTGTGATCCAGGATGCCATCGAGGATGTGGTCGCCGAGTACGTGCAGTGTACCGAGGATGACGGGCTGGAGTCGGCCATCGCAGTGGAGACATGCGACATGTCGCCCGACGGAGTGGCGCTCGAGGACGAGGGGCTGCAAATGGACGACAAGCCGGATCAGGAGGACGGATGTGGAGATTATCTGATGATTTCAT TGGACGAAGCGGGCAAGATGGTGACGGGCGATGGGGAGAAGGTCACCATGGAGACGGCGTTGGCGGAGCAGGACGGGGAGGATAAGGACGAAGATGGCCAGGAGGTCATCAAGGTGTACATCTTCAAAGCTGACTCGGGGGAGGAAGACCTCG GCGGGACCGTGGACATCGATGAGAGCGAGCTGGATGTTGATGAAGGTGTGGAGCTGGTGGACTCGGCCGGCCTTCCTATCAGGGAGAAAATGGTGTACATGTCTGTCGGAGATGCCCATCAAACTCAGGATGAGATCA atgtggcaaAGATTTCGGATGAGGTTTacatggaggtggtggtgggaggagaggaggcgggGAGTCACCAGCGCTCGTTCGACAGCGCCTCGCTGAGCAAGGAGTTCATGCCAGTGGCGTGGGCTGCGGCCTGTG GTGGTGAGGAGAGTGAGACCTGCGAGACGAGGAACGGGGCAGCCAGCGCTCTGCTCCACATTGAGGAGTCGGATGTTCTCGAGAAGATCCACCGCCAGCGGAGCAAAAACAAGAACCGAAAGCGCTCGGAGCTTCATCACGTTCAGACAG CCATCATCATTGGGCCGTACGGTCAACCACTGACCGTCTACCCCTGCATGCTCTGCGGCAAAAAGTTCAAGTCGCGCGGCTTCCTGAAGCGCCACACCAAGAACCACCACCAGGACTCAATCAACCGCAAGAAGTACCAGTGCACGGACTGCGACTTCACCACCAACAAGAAGGTCAGCCTCCACAACCACATGGAGATCCACGCACTCAGCAGCAACGCGGCGGTGGCGGCGCCCTTCGAGTGCGAGATCTGCGGCAAGGAGTTCAGCCAGCAGGCGGCGCTCTTCTCCCACCGGCTGCAGCACCACCACCGCGAGCCCAAGCTCCAGATCTCGCCGCCCGCCACCACCAAGATGCACAAGTGCAAGTTCTGCGACTACGAGACGGCCGAGCAAGGGCTGCTCAACCGCCACTTGCTGGCCGTGCACAGCAAGAACTTCCCGCACATCTGCGTGGAGTGCGGCAAGGGCTTCCGGCACCCGTCGGAGCTCAAAAagcacatgcgcacgcacacgggCGAGAAGCCGTACGCCTGCCACTACTGCGACTACAAGTCGGCCGACTCGTCCAACCTGAAGACGCACGTGAAGACCAAGCACAGCAAGGAGATGCCGTTCAAGTGCGACCGCTGCTTCCAGACGTTCGCCGAGATGGAGGAGCTGGTGCAGCACGGCGTGACGCACGAGGAGGCCAAATCGCACCAGTGCCCGCACTGCGGCCACAAGAGCTCCAACTCCAGCGACCTTAAGCGCCACGTCATCTCGGTGCACACCAAAGACTACCCGCACAAGTGCACCATCTGCGGCAAGGGCTTCCACCGGCCGTCGGAGCTCAAGAAGCACTCCATCTCCCACCGCGTTCGCCGGCTGCACAAGTGTCGCCACTGCAGCTTCAAGATCGCCGACCCGTTCGTGCTCAGCAGGCACATCCTGTCGGTACACACCAAGGAGCAGAAGGCGCTGTCCGACAAGCAGGCGGCCGGCACAGCGGCGAGCCTGGCCGCGGCTTCGGCCAAAAGGACCTTTGGGGTGGCGGCGCCGGCGACTCTGTCGTCGGGGCCCAAGAAGGCCTTCTCGGCCGGGGCGGCCGTGATGAAGGGCCCCCGGGAGCGCCGCGTCTACCAGTGCCAGTACTGCGAGTACAGCACGGGCGACGCGTCTGGGTTCAAGCGCCACGTCATCTCCATCCACACCAAGGACTACCCGCACCGCTGCGAATACTGCTCCAAAGGCTTCCGACGGCCCTCGGAAAAGAACCAGCACATTATGAGGCATCACAAGGACCTGGTGTCTCCAGAATGA
- the zfx gene encoding zinc finger X-chromosomal protein isoform X2 codes for MDEVTALSIHSQEPKIIFHGSGGDGEDDDGVVVELQETVLVSDIEGEGMTVHSFAPEELVIQDAIEDVVAEYVQCTEDDGLESAIAVETCDMSPDGVALEDEGLQMDDKPDQEDGCGDYLMISLDEAGKMVTGDGEKVTMETALAEQDGEDKDEDGQEVIKVYIFKADSGEEDLGGTVDIDESELDVDEGVELVDSAGLPIREKMVYMSVGDAHQTQDEISGEESETCETRNGAASALLHIEESDVLEKIHRQRSKNKNRKRSELHHVQTAIIIGPYGQPLTVYPCMLCGKKFKSRGFLKRHTKNHHQDSINRKKYQCTDCDFTTNKKVSLHNHMEIHALSSNAAVAAPFECEICGKEFSQQAALFSHRLQHHHREPKLQISPPATTKMHKCKFCDYETAEQGLLNRHLLAVHSKNFPHICVECGKGFRHPSELKKHMRTHTGEKPYACHYCDYKSADSSNLKTHVKTKHSKEMPFKCDRCFQTFAEMEELVQHGVTHEEAKSHQCPHCGHKSSNSSDLKRHVISVHTKDYPHKCTICGKGFHRPSELKKHSISHRVRRLHKCRHCSFKIADPFVLSRHILSVHTKEQKALSDKQAAGTAASLAAASAKRTFGVAAPATLSSGPKKAFSAGAAVMKGPRERRVYQCQYCEYSTGDASGFKRHVISIHTKDYPHRCEYCSKGFRRPSEKNQHIMRHHKDLVSPE; via the exons ATGGATGAAGTGACTGCTCTCTCCATCCATTCTCAAGAGCCCAAGATCATCTTTCATGGATCAG GTGGCGATGGCGAGGATGAtgatggggtggtggtggagctgcAGGAGACCGTCCTGGTGTCGGACATCGAGGGCGAGGGCATGACTGTGCACAGCTTTGCTCCCGAGGAGCTTGTGATCCAGGATGCCATCGAGGATGTGGTCGCCGAGTACGTGCAGTGTACCGAGGATGACGGGCTGGAGTCGGCCATCGCAGTGGAGACATGCGACATGTCGCCCGACGGAGTGGCGCTCGAGGACGAGGGGCTGCAAATGGACGACAAGCCGGATCAGGAGGACGGATGTGGAGATTATCTGATGATTTCAT TGGACGAAGCGGGCAAGATGGTGACGGGCGATGGGGAGAAGGTCACCATGGAGACGGCGTTGGCGGAGCAGGACGGGGAGGATAAGGACGAAGATGGCCAGGAGGTCATCAAGGTGTACATCTTCAAAGCTGACTCGGGGGAGGAAGACCTCG GCGGGACCGTGGACATCGATGAGAGCGAGCTGGATGTTGATGAAGGTGTGGAGCTGGTGGACTCGGCCGGCCTTCCTATCAGGGAGAAAATGGTGTACATGTCTGTCGGAGATGCCCATCAAACTCAGGATGAGATCA GTGGTGAGGAGAGTGAGACCTGCGAGACGAGGAACGGGGCAGCCAGCGCTCTGCTCCACATTGAGGAGTCGGATGTTCTCGAGAAGATCCACCGCCAGCGGAGCAAAAACAAGAACCGAAAGCGCTCGGAGCTTCATCACGTTCAGACAG CCATCATCATTGGGCCGTACGGTCAACCACTGACCGTCTACCCCTGCATGCTCTGCGGCAAAAAGTTCAAGTCGCGCGGCTTCCTGAAGCGCCACACCAAGAACCACCACCAGGACTCAATCAACCGCAAGAAGTACCAGTGCACGGACTGCGACTTCACCACCAACAAGAAGGTCAGCCTCCACAACCACATGGAGATCCACGCACTCAGCAGCAACGCGGCGGTGGCGGCGCCCTTCGAGTGCGAGATCTGCGGCAAGGAGTTCAGCCAGCAGGCGGCGCTCTTCTCCCACCGGCTGCAGCACCACCACCGCGAGCCCAAGCTCCAGATCTCGCCGCCCGCCACCACCAAGATGCACAAGTGCAAGTTCTGCGACTACGAGACGGCCGAGCAAGGGCTGCTCAACCGCCACTTGCTGGCCGTGCACAGCAAGAACTTCCCGCACATCTGCGTGGAGTGCGGCAAGGGCTTCCGGCACCCGTCGGAGCTCAAAAagcacatgcgcacgcacacgggCGAGAAGCCGTACGCCTGCCACTACTGCGACTACAAGTCGGCCGACTCGTCCAACCTGAAGACGCACGTGAAGACCAAGCACAGCAAGGAGATGCCGTTCAAGTGCGACCGCTGCTTCCAGACGTTCGCCGAGATGGAGGAGCTGGTGCAGCACGGCGTGACGCACGAGGAGGCCAAATCGCACCAGTGCCCGCACTGCGGCCACAAGAGCTCCAACTCCAGCGACCTTAAGCGCCACGTCATCTCGGTGCACACCAAAGACTACCCGCACAAGTGCACCATCTGCGGCAAGGGCTTCCACCGGCCGTCGGAGCTCAAGAAGCACTCCATCTCCCACCGCGTTCGCCGGCTGCACAAGTGTCGCCACTGCAGCTTCAAGATCGCCGACCCGTTCGTGCTCAGCAGGCACATCCTGTCGGTACACACCAAGGAGCAGAAGGCGCTGTCCGACAAGCAGGCGGCCGGCACAGCGGCGAGCCTGGCCGCGGCTTCGGCCAAAAGGACCTTTGGGGTGGCGGCGCCGGCGACTCTGTCGTCGGGGCCCAAGAAGGCCTTCTCGGCCGGGGCGGCCGTGATGAAGGGCCCCCGGGAGCGCCGCGTCTACCAGTGCCAGTACTGCGAGTACAGCACGGGCGACGCGTCTGGGTTCAAGCGCCACGTCATCTCCATCCACACCAAGGACTACCCGCACCGCTGCGAATACTGCTCCAAAGGCTTCCGACGGCCCTCGGAAAAGAACCAGCACATTATGAGGCATCACAAGGACCTGGTGTCTCCAGAATGA